The Desulfofundulus salinus genome includes the window ATCGGTATCGGAGAAGCTTGGCGTGGGCAGAAACGAGACCACCGCCGACCTGCGCTACACCCTGGAGACGGTGGCCTGCCTGGGTGCCTGCGGCCTGGCGCCGGTGATGATGGTTAACGACGATACCCACGGCCGTCTGACCCCGGAGCGGGCGGCTGAAGTTCTCGAGCAGTACGAATAGAAAGGGGGCGGCGAAAGAAATGAAGTCATTAATGGATAAATGCTGTGAAAAGTGTTTCCATTCCCCGGCCAGCCCCTGCAAAGACTATATCAAATGCCGCCGGCAGGGGCCCCTGTGCCACGAGGATGAAAGCTGCCGGGCCAAATACAGGGCATTTCTGGAGGATATCCACCTGCCTGAAGACAGCCCCAGGCGGCAGATTCTCATTTGCGCCGGTACCGGCTGCACCTCCTCCGGTTCCCGCAAACTGGTGGATGCCCTGGTGGAAGAGCTGCAAAAGCAGGGTTTGCGGGATAAAGTATCGGTCAAGATCACCGGCTGCCACGGTTTTTGCGAACAGGGTCCCTTAATGATCGTGGAACCCCAGAAGGTTTTCTACACCCGGGTGCAGGTAGAGGATATTCATGAGATTGTGGCCAGCCATCTGGTGGGAGGCCAGGTGGTTGACCGCCTGCTCTACGTAGATCCCGCTACCGGTGAAAAATCCCTCACCTACGAGACCGTTCCCTTCTACGCCAAGCAAAAGCGTCTGGTGCTTGCCAACTGCGGGCACATCAATCCCGAAGAAATTGCCGACTATGTGGCCAATGACGGTTATCTGGCCCTGACCAGGGCACTGTTTGAAATGACCCCCGAGCAGGTAATTGAAGAAGTCAAGATCTCCGGCCTGCGGGGCAGGGGCGGCGCCGGTTTTCCCACCGGGATGAAGTGGAGCTTTGTCCGTGCCGCGGAAGGGGACAAGAAGTATGTAGTCTGCAACGCCGACGAAGGGGACCCGGGAGCCTTTATGGACCGCAGCGTCCTGGAGGGCGACCCCCACGCGGTGCTGGAAGGGATGCTGATCTGCGGCTATGCCGTTGGCGCCGATGAAGGCTACATTTACGTGCGGGCCGAATATCCCCTGGCCATTCACCGGCTCAAGATAGCCATTGCCCAGGCCGAGGAATGCGGCCTTTTAGGGGACAACATCCTCAATTCCGGGTTCAACTTCCGCATCAAGATCAAGGCCGGGGCAGGGGCCTTTGTTTGCGGCGAAGAGACCGCCCTTTTGACTTCCATTGAAGGCAACCGGGGCATGCCGCGGCCGAGACCGCCTTTCCCGGCGCAAAAAGGTTTATGGGGCAAGCCCACCAATATCAACAACGTAGAAACCTTTGCCAACGTGCCCCTGATCATCCGCAACGGCGGCGCCTGGTATGCCGCCATGGGCACGGAAAAGAGCAAGGGCACCAAGATTTTCGCCCTGACCGGCAAGGTGAATAACACCGGCCTGGTGGAAGTGCCCATGGGCATTACCATGCGGGAGATCATCTTTGGCGTGGGCGGCGGCATCCGGGACGGCAAGAAGTTCAAGGCCGTGCAGATCGGCGGACCCTCCGGCGGCTGCCTGCCCGAGGAACAGCTGGACCTGCCCATCGACTATGAATCCCTCACCTCTGCAGGGGCCATCATGGGTTCCGGCGGCCTGGTGGTCATGGATGAAACCACCTGCATGGTGGATGTGGCCCGGTTCTTCTTAAACTTCACCCAGGCCGAATCCTGCGGCAAATGCACCCCCTGCCGGGAAGGCACCAAGCGCATGCTGGAAATCCTCACCCGCATCTGCGAAGGCCAGGGTAAGGAGGAGGACATCGAGACCCTGGAGCGGCTGGCCCGGGTGGTTAAAAACACGGCCCTGTGCGGCCTGGGACAGACCTGCCCCAACCCGATCCTGTCCACATTGCGCTACTTCCGGGACGAATACGAAGCCCATATCAGGGGTAAACGCTGCCCGGCTCGCGTCTGCCAGGCGCTTTTGGTGTACACCATTAATGCCGAAAAGTGCACCGGCTGCGGCAGCTGTGCCCGCGCCTGTCCGGCCGGAGCCATCAGCGGCGAAAAGAAACAGCCCCACGTCATCGATATTTCCCGGTGCATCAAGTGCGGCAACTGCATGCAGAAGTGCAAGTTCGGCGCTGTGGAAAAGGCGTAAGCAAGCGCTGGCCGTTGGGGTGATACCATAAGGGAACGGTTAAAGGGGGGAAAGTTTTCAGTGGCCAATGTCACTTTAACCATAGACGGGAAAAAGGTG containing:
- the nuoF gene encoding NADH-quinone oxidoreductase subunit NuoF, whose translation is MKSLMDKCCEKCFHSPASPCKDYIKCRRQGPLCHEDESCRAKYRAFLEDIHLPEDSPRRQILICAGTGCTSSGSRKLVDALVEELQKQGLRDKVSVKITGCHGFCEQGPLMIVEPQKVFYTRVQVEDIHEIVASHLVGGQVVDRLLYVDPATGEKSLTYETVPFYAKQKRLVLANCGHINPEEIADYVANDGYLALTRALFEMTPEQVIEEVKISGLRGRGGAGFPTGMKWSFVRAAEGDKKYVVCNADEGDPGAFMDRSVLEGDPHAVLEGMLICGYAVGADEGYIYVRAEYPLAIHRLKIAIAQAEECGLLGDNILNSGFNFRIKIKAGAGAFVCGEETALLTSIEGNRGMPRPRPPFPAQKGLWGKPTNINNVETFANVPLIIRNGGAWYAAMGTEKSKGTKIFALTGKVNNTGLVEVPMGITMREIIFGVGGGIRDGKKFKAVQIGGPSGGCLPEEQLDLPIDYESLTSAGAIMGSGGLVVMDETTCMVDVARFFLNFTQAESCGKCTPCREGTKRMLEILTRICEGQGKEEDIETLERLARVVKNTALCGLGQTCPNPILSTLRYFRDEYEAHIRGKRCPARVCQALLVYTINAEKCTGCGSCARACPAGAISGEKKQPHVIDISRCIKCGNCMQKCKFGAVEKA